The following are encoded in a window of Rubellicoccus peritrichatus genomic DNA:
- a CDS encoding DUF7594 domain-containing protein, producing the protein MNAAPPPGNFTLTFEDQFNGTYLDGAIWRQGIHDGSPAGYSTSGTGAAIKRENIEVDNGVLRLTAKQESGTQNNLNFNYTSGEVSTFRSFSRSTGDQGFKQTYGYIEARMRWDSVQGLWPAFWTMPDRGLYGYQNYFNRSFLKFDLTGVSLSGITSATLRLKVAGIQNTSPGLYDGKTNTVVMGVHDDSWVESGSGGITWNNMPMPDPRWLDQKYDNRTIGSTVDLDVTEFIAEQVGDSDKVFTLLLTDTLRQWNWVDYHSREAAISSNRPVLIVNGISYQAVADARVAAGTVANTNYGTQDTLRVWEVYQTGNEVTTVDSGGGKGMEIDIMEVLGKWGSNVTGSVLHWNGYTNGISNDSTGWGRMPVQDTSVFHEYGVYWEDGLLEFYVDGVKTATYEDSRAPSVPAYLIFSLQTGGWDNNTPSSAINGKSLEVDWVRVWSGTKSGSTQSSTSINGNGDVTFGEDYSVYGGSGNAGAKVTLADDGDVFAASLNGWVKFPLSYTVTADTWVDLTIDSSNVGEVLAFGLDENDNASDTKRLFQLAGSFTWANAWQDANDYIAETGPLTYSLNVGSFYTGAMSYLALASDDDANSKIYTRYSNVRIYESTGGGGPGATINIGSLNSGVAALDSRSGTGYLMYSAQNVITRFGAYTGNADHIIAVIWNGSAWYADTNFGQVAFTPVSTDVLLATVDFTNDTVVSLEGSAGIEYGIDYGYYSGDLVYTANMWNGSSNSGEFGVSGTSFSLNGSGASPINIGALNSGIAAVDGRTGTGYLMYSDQNVITRFGAYTGNSDHVIAVIWNGSAWYADTNFSQVAFTPVSTDILLATVDFTNDSVGSLEGTNSTFNGIQEGYASGDLGYIADWWNGGSNDGEFTVTGTTFTPW; encoded by the coding sequence ATGAATGCCGCGCCTCCCCCAGGTAACTTTACCCTGACTTTTGAAGATCAGTTTAATGGCACTTACCTCGACGGTGCTATCTGGCGTCAAGGCATCCATGATGGCAGCCCAGCTGGCTACAGCACGAGTGGAACCGGTGCCGCAATTAAGCGCGAAAATATCGAGGTGGACAATGGTGTGCTGCGACTGACGGCAAAGCAGGAATCAGGCACTCAGAATAACCTGAACTTTAATTACACTTCTGGCGAGGTCAGCACCTTCAGGAGCTTTTCACGAAGCACAGGCGATCAGGGCTTCAAGCAAACTTATGGTTACATCGAAGCACGGATGCGCTGGGATTCTGTTCAGGGACTTTGGCCTGCCTTCTGGACGATGCCGGATCGTGGACTCTACGGCTACCAGAATTACTTCAACCGTTCCTTTCTGAAGTTTGATCTTACGGGAGTAAGCCTATCGGGAATTACCAGCGCGACGTTGCGTTTGAAAGTTGCGGGCATTCAAAATACCAGCCCAGGCCTATATGATGGGAAAACCAACACAGTTGTGATGGGCGTCCATGATGACTCTTGGGTGGAAAGTGGCTCGGGTGGCATCACATGGAATAATATGCCAATGCCAGACCCCCGTTGGCTCGACCAGAAATATGATAATCGGACGATCGGCTCGACTGTGGATCTCGATGTCACTGAGTTCATCGCCGAGCAGGTGGGTGACAGTGATAAAGTCTTCACGCTACTACTGACAGACACCTTACGTCAGTGGAACTGGGTCGATTATCACAGCCGGGAGGCAGCCATCTCAAGTAATCGGCCGGTCTTGATTGTCAATGGCATTTCTTATCAAGCCGTAGCCGATGCACGTGTCGCCGCTGGCACGGTCGCGAACACGAACTACGGTACACAGGATACGCTGCGCGTTTGGGAAGTTTATCAGACGGGCAATGAGGTTACTACGGTAGACTCTGGTGGTGGCAAAGGCATGGAAATTGATATCATGGAAGTGTTAGGCAAGTGGGGCTCAAATGTTACCGGAAGTGTCTTGCACTGGAATGGTTACACTAACGGCATCAGCAATGACAGTACGGGCTGGGGCAGGATGCCTGTTCAGGATACGTCCGTGTTCCATGAATATGGAGTTTACTGGGAGGACGGACTGCTTGAGTTTTACGTCGATGGCGTGAAAACAGCAACCTATGAAGATAGTCGAGCCCCCAGCGTGCCTGCATATTTGATATTTTCACTGCAAACGGGAGGATGGGATAACAATACGCCGAGCTCAGCTATCAACGGCAAAAGCCTTGAAGTGGATTGGGTGCGTGTCTGGTCAGGCACGAAGTCAGGCTCTACCCAGTCTTCAACTTCCATAAATGGCAATGGCGACGTCACTTTCGGCGAGGACTATTCGGTATATGGCGGGTCGGGGAACGCGGGTGCGAAGGTCACTCTTGCAGATGATGGGGACGTCTTTGCTGCCAGCCTGAATGGTTGGGTGAAGTTTCCGCTAAGCTATACTGTGACAGCCGACACTTGGGTTGATTTAACTATCGACTCCTCAAATGTAGGAGAGGTGCTAGCCTTCGGATTAGACGAGAATGATAATGCTTCGGACACGAAGCGGCTATTCCAGTTAGCAGGTAGTTTTACTTGGGCGAATGCCTGGCAAGATGCCAATGACTACATTGCGGAGACTGGTCCACTAACTTACTCTCTCAATGTGGGTAGTTTTTACACGGGTGCTATGTCATACTTGGCCCTCGCCTCGGACGACGATGCCAATAGTAAAATCTACACGCGCTATTCCAATGTGCGCATTTATGAATCCACAGGCGGAGGTGGCCCAGGAGCGACCATCAATATTGGCTCGCTAAACAGTGGAGTTGCAGCTTTGGATAGCCGCTCCGGCACGGGGTATCTGATGTATAGTGCCCAGAATGTTATCACGCGCTTTGGCGCCTACACAGGCAATGCCGACCATATCATCGCCGTCATATGGAATGGTAGTGCGTGGTATGCTGATACGAATTTCGGGCAGGTGGCCTTTACGCCAGTATCCACAGATGTGCTCTTGGCCACGGTTGATTTCACAAACGACACTGTCGTTTCCCTTGAAGGCAGTGCCGGTATTGAATACGGCATCGATTATGGGTACTATAGCGGAGACCTAGTTTACACTGCTAATATGTGGAACGGTAGCAGTAACAGCGGTGAGTTTGGTGTCAGTGGCACCAGCTTTTCACTGAACGGTTCAGGCGCATCGCCGATAAATATTGGCGCGCTCAATAGCGGTATTGCTGCAGTGGATGGCCGCACCGGGACTGGCTACTTGATGTATAGCGATCAAAATGTCATCACACGCTTTGGGGCCTACACGGGTAACTCTGACCACGTCATTGCCGTCATATGGAATGGCAGCGCATGGTATGCCGATACGAATTTCAGTCAGGTAGCCTTTACACCTGTCTCGACTGATATACTTCTGGCCACGGTGGATTTCACGAATGATTCTGTGGGTAGTCTCGAAGGCACGAATTCTACTTTCAATGGAATCCAAGAAGGTTATGCCTCAGGTGACTTGGGCTACATTGCGGATTGGTGGAATGGTGGCAGTAATGATGGTGAGTTCACCGTGACAGGCACGACATTCACCCCATGGTAA